A single genomic interval of Sulfurimonas sp. C5 harbors:
- a CDS encoding thiamine-phosphate pyrophosphorylase — MNNNSLSPELLRVIDANLNRLKEGIRVVEDILRYKENNKDLARKLKSLRHQAITENTKELLQYRDSINDVLRPSTSSEQQRTDLEAIIIANLKRAQESSRVLEELYKLGDVKESEKFKSIRYELYNLEKEILLA; from the coding sequence ATGAATAACAACTCTTTATCACCCGAACTTCTTCGGGTGATAGATGCCAACCTTAACCGCCTTAAAGAAGGTATCCGCGTTGTAGAAGATATTCTACGCTACAAAGAAAATAATAAAGATCTAGCACGTAAACTAAAATCTCTTCGACATCAAGCAATTACGGAAAATACAAAAGAACTACTTCAATACCGTGATAGTATCAATGACGTATTACGCCCATCTACTTCAAGTGAACAGCAACGTACAGATTTAGAAGCTATTATCATTGCCAACCTAAAACGTGCACAGGAATCTTCAAGAGTACTAGAAGAGCTTTATAAGCTTGGAGATGTAAAAGAGAGTGAAAAGTTTAAATCGATTCGTTATGAGCTTTATAATCTTGAAAAAGAAATACTTCTTGCCTAA